In a single window of the Elaeis guineensis isolate ETL-2024a chromosome 6, EG11, whole genome shotgun sequence genome:
- the LOC105060070 gene encoding uncharacterized protein → MPMERLPSHASFVQLLLSLQPQQQAKEGSRREPPHLTKPRVLKETTNTTMGRAPCCDKANVKKGPWSPEEDAKLKAYIEQYGTGGNWIALPQKIGLKRCGKSCRLRWLNYLRPNIKHGGFSEEEDHIICSLYISIGSRWSIIAAQLPGRTDNDIKNYWNTRLKKKLLGKQRKDHQQQARRGGGPKQEDRSDESGNPAVAGEGGSRSTYWPEPAMPVYSTGQPDHHLNNNHASTTDRLLMMLGGRSSNDSNASHQSPFIPQYSSVPLPQIYNNSASLINPSVNTTSFKEAMQVPHRFAAEVDEMLHCNPVKLESLDCFYGAGGISDEHQGTTTSESMNIWSEVSPLIYPNVVTSYQGMQQCLFEEPVHLGMQ, encoded by the exons ATGCCAATGGAGAGACTACCATCTCATGCCTCATTTGTTCAGCTTCTTTTAAGCCTTCAGCCACAGCAGCAGGCCAAAGAAGGAAGCAGAAGAGAGCCTCCCCACCTCACCAAACCCAGAGTCCTAAAAGAAACCACCAACACCACCATGGGAAGAGCCCCTTGTTGCGACAAAGCCAACGTGAAGAAAGGCCCGTGGTCCCCCGAGGAGGACGCCAAGCTAAAGGCCTACATCGAGCAGTATGGCACTGGAGGCAACTGGATCGCCCTCCCTCAAAAGATTG GCCTTAAGCGATGCGGTAAGAGCTGCCGCCTCCGATGGCTAAACTATCTTCGACCGAATATTAAGCATGGAGGATtctctgaagaagaagatcacATCATTTGTAGCCTGTACATCAGCATCGGTAGCAG ATGGTCTATAATTGCCGCCCAATTGCCGGGAAGGACCGATAACGACATCAAGAACTACTGGAACACAAGGCTGAAGAAAAAGCTTTTAGGCAAGCAACGCAAGGATCACCAGCAACAGGCGCGTCGAGGTGGGGGGCCAAAGCAAGAAGATAGGAGTGATGAGAGCGGAAATCCGGCAGTTGCCGGCGAGGGTGGCAGCCGGAGCACGTATTGGCCTGAGCCAGCCATGCCTGTTTACTCGACCGGCCAGCCCGATCATCATCTCAACAACAACCATGCTTCGACGACAGATAGACTGCTGATGATGCTCGGGGGAAGGTCCTCCAACGACAGTAATGCAAGCCATCAGAGCCCTTTCATTCCACAGTACTCATCAGTTCCACTGCCACAGATCTATAATAATTCAGCTAGCTTAATTAACCCTTCGGTCAACACCACTTCCTTCAAAGAAGCCATGCAAGTTCCTCATCGGTTTGCAGCCGAGGTCGATGAGATGCTTCATTGCAACCCGGTGAAATTGGAAAGCCTTGATTGCTTCTATGGAGCAGGAGGCATCTCTGATGAGCACCAAGGGACTACCACGTCTGAGAGCATGAATATTTGGAGCGAGGTAAGTCCTTTGATATACCCGAATGTGGTCACAAGCTACCAAGGGATGCAGCAGTGTCTGTTTGAAGAGCCGGTCCACCTCGGCATGCAGTGA